The sequence below is a genomic window from Candidatus Aegiribacteria sp..
GGCTAAGAATCTACAGGGAAGATGGAGATCCACTTCCACCTCCAACTGCAGGGAGGAAATATTCCGGTAAATTTGTGCTTCGGGTTGGGGAAGATATTCATAGAACTCTGGCCGTTAAAGCTCTTCGAAATGGAGAAAGCCTGAACTCATACTGCGTAAATGTATTGAAAGAACCAGGATCTCACTATGGGGAGAAAAA
It includes:
- a CDS encoding toxin-antitoxin system HicB family antitoxin, with translation MKPADNYLKIVEWSEEDQCYIGCCPGLMMGGIHGDDEVEVYKELCQAVDEWLRIYREDGDPLPPPTAGRKYSGKFVLRVGEDIHRTLAVKALRNGESLNSYCVNVLKEPGSHYGEK